Proteins found in one Herbiconiux sp. A18JL235 genomic segment:
- a CDS encoding PadR family transcriptional regulator, giving the protein MSVRAGILALLSEGDAYGLQLHGELEQRTDRVGRVNVGQIYSTLERLSGADLVAAAGSTSDGLPLYRITELGRAEADTWFGASEVDSPTAWPDMVFKVLLCTSLGRPESSALLDGYGRAWRAQLDETQLDETQRDAAPPQADAAALARASLAHAAVRWLDTLASLPGGLPSLARELRSERPRRGRRPATTQE; this is encoded by the coding sequence ATGTCGGTGCGAGCGGGCATCCTTGCGCTGCTCTCCGAAGGCGACGCCTACGGGTTGCAGCTGCACGGCGAACTCGAGCAGCGCACCGATCGGGTGGGCCGCGTGAACGTCGGCCAGATCTACTCCACCCTGGAGCGGCTGAGCGGCGCCGATCTCGTCGCCGCCGCCGGGAGCACCTCCGACGGGCTGCCCCTCTACCGCATCACCGAGCTCGGGCGCGCGGAGGCCGACACCTGGTTCGGCGCATCGGAAGTCGACTCCCCCACCGCCTGGCCCGACATGGTGTTCAAGGTTCTGCTCTGCACGAGCCTCGGTCGCCCCGAATCGTCGGCGCTCCTCGACGGCTATGGGCGAGCCTGGCGAGCCCAGCTCGACGAGACGCAGCTCGACGAGACGCAGCGCGACGCCGCGCCCCCACAAGCGGATGCGGCAGCCCTCGCGCGCGCCTCCCTCGCGCACGCGGCCGTGCGCTGGCTCGACACCCTCGCGTCACTGCCCGGGGGCCTGCCCTCTCTTGCGCGGGAACTACGGAGCGAACGCCCCCGCCGCGGGCGTCGACCGGCGACGACGCAGGAGTGA
- a CDS encoding DUF3145 domain-containing protein gives MVATVARGVVYIHSAPRALCPHVEWAAGRAIGRAVNFDWIEQPVLRGSQRADFFWEGAPGTGAAIASALRGWEHLRYEVTEDPSDGSDGGRWMHTPDLGVFYAQLDSAGNTVIPENRIRDAMETAGTNALELHRELRLALGQAWDDELEPFRYASDFNPVVYLHRVG, from the coding sequence ATGGTGGCAACCGTCGCACGCGGAGTGGTCTACATCCACTCCGCTCCCCGCGCGCTCTGCCCCCACGTCGAGTGGGCCGCAGGTCGCGCCATTGGTCGTGCAGTGAACTTCGACTGGATCGAGCAGCCTGTGCTGCGCGGTTCCCAGCGCGCCGACTTCTTCTGGGAGGGCGCGCCCGGCACCGGCGCCGCCATCGCATCGGCGCTCCGCGGCTGGGAGCACCTCCGCTATGAGGTCACCGAAGACCCGAGCGACGGCAGCGACGGCGGCCGCTGGATGCACACCCCCGACCTCGGCGTGTTCTACGCCCAACTAGACTCGGCCGGCAACACCGTCATCCCCGAGAACCGCATCCGCGACGCCATGGAGACCGCGGGCACCAACGCCCTCGAGCTGCACCGCGAACTCCGCCTCGCCCTCGGCCAGGCCTGGGACGACGAACTCGAGCCCTTCCGCTACGCCAGCGACTTCAACCCCGTCGTCTACCTCCACCGCGTCGGCTGA
- a CDS encoding beta-ketoacyl synthase, whose amino-acid sequence MSTKKIVVTGIGATSPIGGTAEESWKNLLAGQSGATTLEQEWVAERELPITFAAQARVPASEALERIETKRLDPGSQFALIAAREAWADAGAPDVVPERFGVDWATGIGGVWTLIDAWDTLREKGPRRVLPMTVPMLMPNGPAAAIEMSLGARAGARTVVSACASSTESIVNAYEHLQAGYADIIIAGGSEAAIHPLPIAAFAAMQALSKRNDDPATASRPYDLTRDGFVLGEGAAALVLETEEHALARGARIYAELLGGAVTSDAYHITAPDPEGSAAARAMLAAVENAGLSLDDVAHINAHATSTPVGDIAEYKALLHVFGDRLHDIPVSATKASTGHLLGGAGAIEAIFTVKALQERTAPPTINLSEQDPEIPLDVVREPRPLGDGDLVAISNSFGFGGHNAVVAFKTV is encoded by the coding sequence ATGAGCACGAAGAAGATCGTCGTCACCGGCATCGGTGCCACCTCTCCCATCGGCGGTACCGCCGAGGAGAGCTGGAAGAACCTGCTGGCGGGCCAGTCGGGAGCCACCACCCTCGAGCAGGAGTGGGTCGCCGAGCGCGAGCTCCCCATCACCTTCGCCGCTCAGGCCCGGGTTCCCGCCTCGGAGGCACTCGAGCGCATCGAGACCAAGCGCCTCGACCCGGGGAGCCAGTTCGCGCTCATCGCCGCCCGTGAGGCGTGGGCCGACGCGGGGGCACCGGATGTGGTTCCCGAGCGTTTCGGCGTCGACTGGGCGACCGGCATCGGTGGCGTGTGGACGCTCATCGACGCCTGGGACACCCTGCGCGAGAAGGGCCCCCGACGCGTTCTGCCGATGACCGTGCCGATGCTCATGCCGAACGGTCCTGCTGCCGCCATCGAGATGTCACTCGGTGCCCGCGCCGGAGCGCGCACCGTCGTCTCCGCCTGCGCCTCGAGCACCGAGTCGATCGTGAACGCCTACGAACACCTGCAGGCAGGTTACGCCGACATCATCATCGCCGGTGGTTCCGAGGCCGCCATCCACCCGCTGCCGATCGCCGCCTTCGCGGCCATGCAGGCGCTGTCCAAGCGCAACGACGATCCGGCCACGGCTTCCCGCCCCTACGACCTCACGCGCGACGGCTTCGTGCTCGGTGAGGGCGCAGCCGCCCTCGTGCTCGAGACCGAGGAGCACGCGCTCGCCCGCGGTGCCCGCATCTACGCCGAGCTGCTCGGCGGCGCGGTCACGAGCGACGCCTACCACATCACCGCCCCCGACCCCGAAGGGTCGGCCGCGGCACGCGCCATGCTCGCCGCCGTCGAGAACGCCGGGCTCTCGCTCGACGACGTCGCTCACATCAACGCGCACGCCACCAGCACCCCGGTCGGCGACATCGCCGAGTACAAGGCCCTGCTTCACGTCTTCGGCGACCGCCTCCACGACATCCCCGTCTCGGCCACGAAGGCCTCCACCGGGCACCTCCTCGGCGGCGCCGGCGCCATCGAGGCGATCTTCACCGTGAAGGCCCTCCAGGAGCGCACCGCACCCCCCACCATCAACCTCAGCGAGCAAGACCCCGAGATCCCCCTCGACGTCGTGCGCGAACCGCGCCCCCTCGGCGACGGCGACCTCGTCGCCATCTCGAACTCGTTCGGGTTCGGCGGCCACAATGCCGTGGTGGCGTTCAAGACTGTGTGA
- a CDS encoding acyl carrier protein, whose translation MALSTEEVLAGLAELINDETGIATDTVELDKSFTDDLDIDSISMMTIVVNAEEKFDVKIPDEEVKNLKTVGDAVTFIVAAQG comes from the coding sequence ATGGCATTGTCCACCGAAGAAGTACTGGCCGGACTGGCTGAGCTCATCAACGACGAGACCGGCATCGCGACCGACACTGTCGAGCTGGACAAGTCCTTCACCGACGACCTCGACATCGACTCGATCTCGATGATGACCATCGTCGTGAACGCCGAGGAGAAGTTCGACGTGAAGATCCCCGACGAAGAGGTGAAGAACCTCAAGACCGTCGGCGACGCGGTGACCTTCATCGTCGCGGCCCAGGGCTAG
- a CDS encoding beta-ketoacyl-ACP synthase III, which translates to MTHPTLKQATGPQFTRIYAIGAARGDLSVPNDELVGPIDSSDEWIRQRTGIVERKRASHDVFAVDLAEAAAKEAIEGAGIMPSQIGAILVSTISNPVITPSLATHVAERIGAPLAAAYDISAACAGYAYGIGQADSLIRSGMAEYVLVIGAEKLSEYVHPADRSISFLLGDAAGAAVVGPSEFPGIAPTIWGSDATKRDEIHMTGTSIQFRDQEAEWPTLWQNGQAVFRWAVWEMVKVAKQALDAAGVTVDDLAAFIPHQANMRIIDEFAKQLKLPEGVVIGRDIETTGNTSAASIPLATHRLLTEHPELSGGLALQIGFGAGLVYGAQVVVLP; encoded by the coding sequence ATGACCCACCCCACCCTGAAGCAGGCCACCGGCCCCCAGTTCACCCGCATCTACGCGATCGGGGCCGCCCGTGGCGACCTCTCGGTGCCGAACGACGAGCTGGTCGGCCCGATCGACTCCTCCGACGAATGGATCCGCCAGCGGACGGGCATCGTCGAGCGCAAGCGCGCCTCGCACGACGTCTTCGCCGTCGACCTCGCCGAAGCTGCAGCGAAGGAGGCGATCGAGGGTGCGGGCATCATGCCCTCTCAGATCGGCGCCATCCTGGTCTCGACCATCAGCAACCCGGTCATCACCCCCTCACTCGCCACCCACGTGGCTGAGCGGATCGGCGCGCCACTCGCCGCCGCCTACGACATCAGCGCGGCCTGCGCGGGCTACGCCTACGGCATCGGCCAGGCCGATTCGCTCATCCGCTCGGGAATGGCCGAGTACGTGCTCGTGATCGGTGCCGAGAAGCTCTCGGAGTACGTGCACCCCGCCGACCGCTCCATCTCGTTCCTGCTCGGCGACGCCGCGGGGGCTGCGGTGGTGGGCCCGAGCGAGTTCCCCGGCATCGCCCCCACCATCTGGGGTTCGGATGCGACGAAGCGCGACGAGATCCACATGACCGGCACCTCCATCCAGTTCCGCGATCAGGAGGCCGAGTGGCCCACCCTGTGGCAGAACGGGCAGGCCGTGTTCCGCTGGGCCGTGTGGGAGATGGTGAAGGTGGCCAAGCAGGCCCTCGACGCCGCCGGTGTGACCGTCGACGACCTGGCCGCGTTCATCCCGCACCAGGCGAACATGCGCATCATCGACGAGTTCGCGAAGCAGCTGAAGCTGCCCGAGGGCGTCGTCATCGGCCGCGACATCGAGACCACCGGCAACACCTCGGCCGCCTCCATCCCGCTGGCGACGCACCGGCTGCTCACCGAGCATCCGGAGCTCTCGGGCGGACTCGCCCTGCAGATCGGCTTCGGAGCCGGGCTCGTCTACGGCGCCCAGGTCGTGGTGCTGCCCTGA
- a CDS encoding ACP S-malonyltransferase, whose translation MIVVVCPGQGSQTPGFLEPWIADAGVRARLVELGEAAGVDLVQHGTLSDADTIRDTAVAQPLIVAAGLLTLDALRADGRAERIGGIAGHSVGEITAAAGAGILSPTDAMRIVGERGRAMADAAALTETGMSAVVGGDQAELLALFDEVGVIPANYNGGGQIVVAGAPEALAALAERAPRGVRVIPLQVAGAFHTHYMQPAVERLAAVAATVTPADPVLPIWTNNDGSRVTSGARFVELLVGQVSSPVRWDLDMEAFAEAGVTGIIEVAPAGALTGLAKRGLKGVPAVAVKTPDDLAAAYELLDQAA comes from the coding sequence ATGATCGTCGTCGTATGCCCCGGCCAGGGGTCGCAGACCCCCGGATTCCTCGAGCCCTGGATCGCCGATGCCGGCGTGCGCGCCCGCCTCGTCGAGCTGGGCGAGGCGGCCGGGGTCGATCTGGTGCAGCACGGCACCCTCAGCGACGCCGACACCATCCGTGACACCGCTGTCGCCCAGCCGCTCATCGTCGCGGCGGGTCTGCTCACACTCGACGCCCTCCGCGCCGACGGCCGCGCCGAGCGAATCGGCGGCATCGCCGGCCACTCCGTGGGCGAGATCACGGCAGCGGCCGGGGCGGGCATCCTGTCTCCCACCGACGCGATGCGCATCGTTGGAGAGCGCGGGCGGGCGATGGCGGACGCTGCGGCGCTCACCGAGACCGGCATGAGCGCCGTCGTGGGCGGCGACCAGGCCGAGCTGCTCGCCCTCTTCGACGAGGTCGGCGTCATCCCCGCCAACTACAACGGCGGCGGCCAGATCGTCGTCGCCGGCGCGCCGGAGGCACTGGCCGCCCTCGCCGAGCGGGCACCGCGCGGCGTGCGCGTCATCCCGCTGCAGGTGGCGGGCGCCTTCCACACGCACTACATGCAGCCTGCCGTCGAGCGGCTCGCCGCGGTGGCCGCCACGGTCACCCCCGCAGACCCGGTGCTGCCCATCTGGACCAACAACGACGGCAGTCGCGTCACGAGCGGCGCCCGCTTCGTCGAGCTGCTCGTCGGCCAGGTGTCGTCGCCGGTGCGCTGGGACCTCGACATGGAGGCCTTCGCGGAGGCCGGGGTCACCGGCATCATCGAGGTCGCCCCCGCCGGGGCCCTCACCGGCCTCGCCAAGCGCGGTCTCAAGGGGGTTCCGGCGGTCGCCGTGAAGACGCCCGACGACCTCGCCGCCGCCTACGAGCTTCTCGACCAGGCCGCCTGA
- a CDS encoding PucR family transcriptional regulator has protein sequence MPKTKAQTLAWLRTISGELSTATIKRLDATLPWYGDMPPGRRSAVGLVAQAGIKSFIQWYEDPSTTTWIAADVFGSAPRELLRSVSLQQTLQLIRVVVEVVEDRVAGADASLREAILLYSREIAFAAADVYARAAEARGLWDARLEALVVDSILSGEYDDELPSRIAALGWHGHGEVSVLVGTTPRQLDVDQLRRTARHLNADLLIGVQGGRLVLVIGRAMPVNGGAHGDGTESNGLALASAPEEENGSASDAEPLSFLDIATQLEPGFGPGYLVLGHEVPSLVDASRSAKAALAGFAVARAWRNAPRPMLADDLLPERALAGDPLARSTLVNRVYRPLQDQSPELMATLWCYLDNGRSLEATARELFVHPNTVRYRLKRVTQVIGWDATGAREALILQSALILGSMNDHDGAAPRR, from the coding sequence ATGCCCAAGACGAAGGCGCAGACCCTGGCGTGGCTGCGCACCATCTCGGGTGAGCTCTCGACCGCGACGATCAAGAGGCTCGACGCCACGCTGCCCTGGTACGGCGACATGCCGCCGGGGCGGCGTTCGGCGGTCGGGCTCGTGGCGCAGGCCGGCATCAAGTCGTTCATCCAGTGGTACGAAGACCCGTCGACCACCACCTGGATCGCCGCCGACGTCTTCGGCTCGGCACCCCGGGAGCTCCTGCGCTCGGTGAGCCTGCAGCAGACGCTGCAGCTCATCAGGGTCGTCGTCGAGGTCGTCGAAGACCGTGTCGCGGGGGCGGATGCCTCCCTCCGCGAGGCCATCCTCCTCTACTCCCGTGAGATCGCGTTCGCTGCGGCCGACGTCTACGCCCGCGCCGCCGAGGCCAGAGGCCTCTGGGACGCAAGGCTCGAGGCGCTCGTCGTCGACAGCATCCTGAGCGGCGAGTACGACGACGAGCTGCCGAGCCGCATCGCTGCCCTCGGCTGGCACGGGCACGGCGAGGTGAGCGTGCTCGTGGGCACCACGCCGCGTCAGCTCGACGTCGACCAGCTGCGCCGCACCGCCAGGCACCTCAACGCCGACCTGCTCATCGGTGTGCAGGGCGGGCGGCTGGTGCTCGTGATCGGCCGCGCCATGCCCGTGAACGGCGGCGCGCACGGCGACGGCACCGAGAGCAACGGTCTCGCGCTCGCCTCGGCCCCGGAGGAGGAGAACGGCTCAGCGTCGGATGCCGAGCCGCTGTCGTTCCTCGACATCGCCACGCAGCTCGAGCCGGGCTTCGGCCCTGGCTACCTCGTGCTCGGGCACGAGGTGCCGAGCCTCGTCGACGCCTCACGGAGCGCCAAGGCCGCTCTCGCCGGGTTCGCCGTCGCCCGCGCCTGGCGCAACGCCCCGCGCCCGATGCTCGCCGACGACCTGCTCCCCGAGCGGGCCCTCGCGGGAGACCCGCTCGCCAGGTCGACGCTCGTGAACCGGGTCTACCGGCCGTTGCAAGACCAGTCGCCCGAGCTCATGGCCACCCTGTGGTGCTACCTCGACAACGGCCGCTCGCTCGAGGCGACGGCGCGCGAGCTGTTCGTGCACCCGAACACCGTGCGGTACCGCCTGAAGCGGGTGACCCAGGTGATCGGGTGGGATGCGACGGGGGCGCGTGAGGCCCTCATCCTGCAGTCGGCGCTCATCCTCGGGTCGATGAACGACCACGACGGCGCGGCCCCCCGGCGATGA
- the aceE gene encoding pyruvate dehydrogenase (acetyl-transferring), homodimeric type translates to MTVNDQDPYSAGHVDSDPEETAEWNESLDALVAAQGHGRARDIMLSLLKRSKELHLGVPMVPTTDYINTIAPENEAEFPGDEALERKYRAWIRWNAAMTVHRAQRPGIAVGGHISTYASSAALYEVGFNHFFRGQDHPGGGDQIFIQGHASPGTYARAFLEGRLSADQLDGFRQEKSHAGGGLSSYPHPRLMPEFWQFPTVSMGLGPINAIYQAQLNKYLTNRGIKDASDQQVWAFLGDGEMDEVESRGQLQVAANEGLDNLNFVINCNLQRLDGPVRGNGKIIQELESFFRGAGWNVIKVIWGREWDDLLARDSEGALLNLMNTVPDGDFQTYKAESGAYVRENFFGRDPRALELVKDYTDDDIWNLKRGGHDYRKVYAAFKKASEHKGQPTVILAHTIKGYGLGPAFEGRNATHQMKKMTLDNLKTFRDQMHIPVSDAQLEENPYLPPYYHPGENDEAIQYLHERRRALGGYVPERRTKHTAFTLPDDSSYQTLKKGSGNQEIATTMAFVRLLKDLTRAKDFGTRVVPIIPDEARTFGMDAFFPSNKIYNPKGQHYTSVDRELLLAYKESPQGQIIHVGINEAGALAAFTAVGTSYSTQGEPLIPIYVFYSMFGFQRTGDALWAAGDQMARGFVIGATAGRTTLTGEGLQHADGHSHLLAATNPAVVSYDPAYGYELNHIVRSGLERMYGGTHSDPNVMYYLTVYNEPHVQPAEPENLDVDGLVRGIYKLKGGAIEGPKAQILSSGVAVPWALEAQQLLADDWGVSADVWSVTSWTELRRDGLRAEEHNFLHPNEERHVPYLTSKLQDAPGPFVAVSDYMHAVTDQIRQFVPGEYATLGADDFGFSDTRPAARRYFKIDGPSVVVRVLEQLAARGEVDQNAPGWAIEKYRLYDVTAGTSGSAGGES, encoded by the coding sequence GTGACGGTCAACGACCAGGACCCATATTCGGCGGGACACGTCGATTCCGATCCCGAGGAGACCGCCGAGTGGAATGAATCCCTCGACGCCCTCGTCGCAGCCCAGGGCCATGGCCGGGCGCGCGACATCATGCTCAGCCTGTTGAAGCGGTCGAAGGAGCTGCACCTCGGTGTTCCGATGGTGCCGACCACCGACTACATCAACACCATCGCTCCCGAGAACGAAGCCGAGTTCCCGGGCGACGAGGCCCTCGAGCGCAAGTACCGCGCCTGGATCCGCTGGAACGCGGCCATGACCGTGCACCGCGCCCAGCGCCCCGGCATCGCCGTCGGCGGCCACATCTCCACCTATGCCTCGAGCGCGGCGCTCTACGAGGTGGGCTTCAACCACTTCTTCCGCGGTCAGGACCACCCGGGCGGTGGCGACCAGATCTTCATCCAGGGCCACGCCTCCCCCGGCACCTACGCCCGCGCCTTCCTCGAGGGCCGGCTCTCCGCCGACCAGCTCGACGGCTTCCGCCAGGAGAAGTCGCACGCCGGCGGCGGGCTCAGCTCCTATCCGCACCCGCGGCTCATGCCCGAGTTCTGGCAGTTCCCGACGGTGTCGATGGGCCTCGGCCCGATCAACGCGATCTACCAGGCGCAGCTCAACAAGTACCTCACCAACCGTGGCATCAAGGATGCGTCCGACCAGCAGGTCTGGGCCTTCCTCGGCGACGGCGAGATGGACGAGGTGGAGAGCCGCGGCCAGCTCCAGGTGGCGGCCAACGAGGGTCTCGACAACCTCAACTTCGTCATCAACTGCAACCTGCAGCGACTCGACGGCCCGGTGCGCGGCAACGGCAAGATCATCCAGGAGCTCGAGAGCTTCTTCCGCGGTGCCGGCTGGAACGTGATCAAGGTCATCTGGGGCCGCGAGTGGGACGACCTGCTCGCCCGCGACAGCGAGGGCGCCCTGCTCAACCTCATGAACACGGTTCCCGACGGCGACTTCCAGACCTACAAGGCCGAGTCGGGCGCCTACGTGCGCGAGAACTTCTTCGGCCGCGACCCCCGTGCCCTCGAGCTCGTCAAGGACTACACCGACGACGACATCTGGAACCTCAAGCGCGGCGGCCACGACTACCGCAAGGTCTACGCGGCGTTCAAGAAGGCCTCTGAGCACAAGGGCCAGCCGACCGTCATCCTGGCGCACACCATCAAGGGCTACGGTCTCGGCCCGGCCTTCGAGGGTCGCAACGCGACGCACCAGATGAAGAAGATGACCCTCGACAACCTGAAGACCTTCCGCGACCAGATGCACATCCCGGTCTCGGATGCCCAGCTCGAGGAGAACCCCTACCTCCCGCCGTACTACCACCCGGGCGAGAACGACGAGGCGATCCAGTACCTGCACGAGCGCCGCCGCGCGCTCGGCGGCTACGTGCCGGAGCGCCGCACGAAGCACACGGCCTTCACCCTCCCCGACGACTCCTCGTACCAGACCCTGAAGAAGGGCTCCGGCAACCAGGAGATCGCCACGACCATGGCGTTCGTGCGCCTGCTGAAAGACCTCACCCGGGCGAAGGACTTCGGCACCCGCGTGGTGCCGATCATCCCTGACGAAGCACGCACCTTCGGTATGGACGCGTTCTTCCCGTCGAACAAGATCTACAACCCCAAGGGTCAGCACTACACCTCCGTCGACCGCGAGCTGCTGCTTGCGTACAAGGAGAGCCCGCAGGGCCAGATCATCCACGTGGGCATCAACGAGGCGGGCGCCCTCGCGGCGTTCACCGCGGTGGGCACGAGCTACTCGACCCAGGGCGAGCCGCTCATCCCGATCTATGTGTTCTACTCGATGTTCGGCTTCCAGCGCACGGGCGACGCCCTGTGGGCCGCGGGCGACCAGATGGCGCGCGGCTTCGTGATCGGAGCCACCGCGGGCCGCACCACCCTCACGGGTGAGGGCCTGCAGCACGCCGACGGCCACTCGCACCTGCTGGCGGCCACGAACCCCGCTGTCGTCTCGTACGACCCGGCCTACGGCTACGAGCTCAACCACATCGTGCGCTCGGGCCTCGAGCGGATGTACGGGGGCACGCACAGCGACCCGAACGTCATGTACTACCTCACGGTCTACAACGAGCCGCACGTGCAGCCCGCCGAGCCCGAGAACCTCGACGTCGACGGCCTGGTGCGCGGCATCTACAAGCTGAAGGGCGGTGCGATCGAGGGCCCGAAGGCCCAGATCCTCTCCTCCGGCGTGGCGGTGCCGTGGGCCCTCGAGGCGCAGCAGCTGCTCGCCGACGACTGGGGCGTGTCGGCCGACGTGTGGTCGGTCACCTCGTGGACTGAACTCCGCCGCGACGGCCTCCGCGCCGAGGAGCACAACTTCCTGCACCCGAATGAGGAGCGCCACGTGCCCTACCTCACCTCGAAGCTGCAGGATGCGCCTGGCCCGTTCGTCGCCGTCAGCGACTACATGCACGCGGTCACCGACCAGATCCGGCAGTTCGTGCCGGGCGAGTACGCCACGCTCGGCGCCGACGACTTCGGCTTCTCCGACACCCGGCCCGCCGCCCGTCGCTACTTCAAGATCGACGGCCCCTCGGTCGTGGTGCGGGTGCTCGAGCAGCTCGCCGCCCGCGGCGAGGTCGACCAGAACGCTCCGGGCTGGGCGATCGAGAAGTACCGCCTCTACGACGTGACCGCGGGCACCAGCGGTTCCGCCGGCGGCGAGAGCTGA
- a CDS encoding peroxiredoxin, giving the protein MALENDTLAPDFDLPNQYGERVRLSQFQGKKLVALVFFPLAFSGVCTSELCALEDNLALFKDANVELIGISVDSKATLRAWAEKEGYDFTLVADFWPHGDVAKDYGVFLEEKGFANRATFLIDENRIIRASFITAPGEARSIAAYRAALEDLVGARV; this is encoded by the coding sequence ATGGCTTTGGAGAACGACACACTCGCCCCCGACTTCGATCTGCCGAACCAGTACGGCGAGCGGGTGCGGCTGAGTCAGTTCCAGGGGAAGAAGCTCGTCGCGCTCGTCTTCTTCCCGCTCGCCTTCTCGGGTGTCTGCACCAGCGAGCTGTGCGCCCTCGAAGACAATCTCGCGCTGTTCAAAGACGCGAACGTCGAGCTCATCGGGATCTCGGTCGATTCCAAGGCCACCCTGCGCGCCTGGGCCGAGAAGGAGGGCTACGACTTCACGCTGGTCGCCGACTTCTGGCCGCACGGCGACGTGGCGAAGGACTACGGCGTGTTCCTCGAGGAGAAGGGGTTCGCGAACCGCGCCACCTTCCTCATCGACGAGAACCGCATCATCCGCGCCTCCTTCATCACCGCTCCCGGTGAGGCCCGTTCCATCGCCGCCTACCGAGCGGCGCTCGAAGACCTCGTCGGCGCCCGCGTCTGA
- a CDS encoding SatD family protein: MNDTTVAVIIDIVGSRQLTDRRGAQRAIEEAFAGIDRRGLHTQPIRPTVGDEFQALYPSLGAALHATLLARLALPAEVDCRFGLGSGSVSEVGEGAASAAIQDGPGWWRAREAIVEAHEREDGRTPSARSWFRAADDEAGLEALVNAYLLARDHVIGGMNDRARRVTFATMTGRLQGDIASDEGITQSAVSQALRRSGGASLIATIDRLGESL, encoded by the coding sequence ATGAACGACACGACAGTCGCCGTCATCATCGACATCGTGGGGTCTCGGCAGCTCACCGACCGCCGGGGCGCGCAGCGGGCGATCGAAGAGGCGTTCGCCGGCATCGATCGCCGGGGGCTGCACACGCAGCCGATCCGTCCCACCGTCGGCGACGAGTTCCAGGCGCTCTACCCTTCACTCGGCGCGGCGCTGCACGCGACCCTGCTCGCGCGGCTCGCACTTCCCGCCGAGGTCGACTGCCGGTTCGGGCTGGGGAGCGGCTCCGTCAGCGAGGTGGGCGAGGGCGCTGCCTCCGCCGCCATCCAGGACGGCCCCGGCTGGTGGCGCGCCCGCGAGGCGATCGTCGAGGCGCACGAGCGGGAAGACGGGCGCACCCCGTCGGCCCGCAGCTGGTTCAGGGCTGCCGACGACGAGGCGGGTCTCGAGGCGCTCGTCAACGCCTACCTGCTCGCCCGCGACCACGTGATCGGGGGAATGAACGATCGCGCGCGCCGCGTGACCTTCGCCACCATGACCGGGAGGCTTCAGGGCGACATCGCCTCCGACGAAGGGATCACCCAGTCCGCGGTGTCGCAGGCGCTCCGGCGGTCGGGTGGGGCGAGCCTCATCGCCACCATCGACAGGCTGGGGGAGTCGCTGTGA
- a CDS encoding DsbA family protein — protein MEKSEQATQTPVVIEVWADLGCPWCYVGKHRLQRAIEERPDAERFELKIRSFELNPDAPKEPESIEAVFLRTHGGDAEGVMRAERRVQALAGSEGLAFDLDRLNANTFDLHRVMHYAEEAGKGLEFFSRLQDRFFAGEIDPYDADTMASVAESLGLSGSRVREVLAGDEYADAVRADVAEGAALGARGVPFAVFGRRFGASGAQSVEGYRRALDAVVEAVDAPGATGAPGANGATDAPGTNGAPGATGATG, from the coding sequence ATGGAGAAATCCGAGCAGGCCACACAGACCCCGGTGGTGATCGAGGTCTGGGCCGATCTCGGTTGCCCGTGGTGCTACGTCGGGAAGCACCGGCTGCAGCGGGCGATCGAGGAGCGGCCGGATGCTGAACGGTTCGAGCTGAAGATCCGCTCCTTCGAGCTGAATCCCGATGCGCCGAAGGAGCCGGAGAGCATCGAAGCCGTGTTCCTGCGCACCCACGGCGGCGACGCGGAGGGCGTGATGCGGGCGGAGCGCCGCGTCCAGGCCCTCGCCGGCAGCGAGGGGCTCGCGTTCGACCTCGATCGCCTGAACGCGAACACCTTCGACCTGCACCGGGTCATGCACTACGCCGAGGAGGCGGGCAAGGGCCTCGAGTTCTTCTCGCGGCTCCAAGACCGCTTCTTCGCGGGGGAGATCGACCCCTACGACGCCGACACGATGGCGTCGGTGGCGGAGTCGCTCGGCCTCTCGGGGTCGCGCGTGCGCGAGGTGCTGGCCGGCGACGAGTACGCCGACGCGGTGCGCGCCGACGTCGCCGAGGGAGCGGCGCTCGGGGCGCGGGGCGTGCCGTTCGCGGTGTTCGGTCGACGCTTCGGGGCGTCGGGCGCGCAGTCGGTGGAGGGGTATCGGCGGGCACTCGACGCGGTGGTGGAGGCTGTCGACGCGCCCGGCGCGACCGGTGCCCCCGGCGCGAACGGCGCGACCGATGCCCCCGGCACGAACGGCGCCCCCGGCGCGACCGGCGCGACCGGCTGA